The Candidatus Palauibacter australiensis nucleotide sequence CAGCGACAGGGGGGGCCACAGACCCACGAGGAGCGGTACGCCGAAGTCATCGATCTCGCGGGCGAAGGCGAGGAACTTATTCGGGTCGAAGATGGGCTGCGTGACGGCGAAGTCCGCGCCCGCCTCGGCCTTCCAGGCGAAGCGCCGGATCTCCTCTTCCGGATCGACGGCGCCGGGGTTCACGGCGACCCCCTTCACGAACGAGGTCGGGGCGCCGATCGAGCTTCCCCCCGGATCGAGGCCGAGGTTGAGCTGCCCGACGACGTTCGTGAGACCGATGCTGTCGATGTCGTACACGCCGCCCGTGTCGTAGGGACCGCCGCGCGGGGGATCGCCGGTGATGAGGAAGACGTTCCGCAGACCGGCCGCGGCGGCGCCGAGGAGATCGCTCAGCATGCCGAGCATGTTGCGGTCGCGGCAGCTGTAGTGCGGGACGGTCTCCAGGCCGAGTTCGCGTTCGATGACGATGGCGGCGGGGAGCGCGGCGATGCGGCTCCGGTGCGCGGGGCCGTCGACGACGTGGACGGCATGCACGCCGGCGTCGCGGAGCCGGCCGGCTCCCGCCAGCAGCTCGCCCGGGTCCCACCCGTGCGGCGGCGTCAACTCTACGGCTCCGACGAACTCGCCGCGCGCGAGTCGGCGTCCGAGCGCCGAGCGGTCGGCGAGCGGAGGAGGCTCGCTCGCCGCGCGGCCATCCGTCTCGCCCGGAGAGGAGACGGACACGCGAGCCGGGCCGGGTCCGTCGGTTCCGAGCAGCGTCGCGGTGAGGCGCGTGTGTTCGGGCGACGTGCCGCAGCACCCTCCCACGAAGCGGGCGCCGGCCTCCGCCATGCGCCGGGCGTAGCGGGCCATGTACTCCGGGCTCGCGAGGTAGATCTTCCGGTCACCGATGTCGCGCGGCAGCCCCGCGTTGGGCATCGCGGACACGGGCCGCGAGGTGGCCGCCACCATGCGCTCGACGCCGAACAGCATGGAGGAGGGGCCGACGGAGCAGTTGAGGCCTATGACGTCCGCCCCGGCCCGCTCCAGCGCCGCCGCCGCAGCCTCGATCGTGGCGCCGTACTCCGTGTGGCCCTGGTCTCCGAACGTCATCTGCGCGAATGCCGGAACGGCCCCCGCAACCCGCCGCACCGCCCGCACCGCCTGCAGCAGTTCGTCGAGGTCGGAGAACGTCTCGAGCATGAAGCCGTCGACGCCGCCCTCCGCGAGCCCCGCGACCTGTCGCCCGAAGAGGTCCGCCGCCTCGTCCACCGACGTGGGGCCCCAGGGTTCGATGCGGATGCCGAGCGGCCCCATCGCGCCCAGCACCGCCGCGCGCCCGCCGGCCGCCTGCCGGGCCAGGCGCGCCGCCGCCACGTTGATCTCATGCGTCGACGGTTCGAGGCCGAACGGCTCGAGCTTGACGGGGTTCGCGCCGAAGGTGTTGGTCTCGATGAGCTGCGCCCCCGCCCGCACGTAGTCGGCGTGGACGCCCAGCACCCGGTCGGGCTCCGTGAGGTTCAGTTCGTCGTAGCACTGGTTCACGAACACGCCGCTCTCGTACAGCACGGTCCCCATGGCGCCGTCGATGAGGTGGATACCGTCTCCCTCGATCCACTCCCGCAGCCGCTCGCTCACGCCGTCGCCTCCGGCACCGGATCCCGGTCGTACCCGAGGTTGGGCGAGAGGCGGCGCTCCGCCTCGGCGAGGGAGATCCCGCTGCGCGCGGCGTAGTCCTCCACCTGGTCGAGCCCGATGCGGCCGAGGCCGAAGTAGCGGGCTTCCGGCCGCGCGAAGTACCACCCGGACACCGACGCGGCGGGATGCATGGCGTAGTTCTCCGTGAGGCGGATCCCGAGACGGCGCTCCACGCCGAGGAGGTCGAAGAGGAGCGCCTTCTGCGAGTGGTCGGGACACGCCGGGTAACCGGGCGCCGGACGGATCCCGACGTAGCGCTCGGCGATCCGGGACTCGTTGTCGAGCGCCTCGTCCGGCGCATAGCCCCAGAGGTCGGTGCGCACGATCTCGTGCAGACGCTCGGCGAGCGCCTCGGCAAGTCGGTCGGCAAGCGACTTCGCAAGGAGGCTCTGGTAATCGTCCACGGCGGCCTCGAAGCGGGCACAGAGCGCGTCCAGGCCGATCCCGGCGGTCACGGCGAAGGCGCCGCTCCAGTCGGTTGCGCCGGCCGTCTCGGGCAGGAGGAAGTCGGCCAGGCTGACGTTCGGGCCCGAGGAACGGTCCATCTGCTGGCGGAGGTGCGGCACGCGGAGCACCTCGCGACGCCCCTCCCCCGGCGCCCTGTCCCCCGCAGCCCTGTTCTCCGGCACCCCGTTCGCCGGCGCGAAGAGGACGATGTCGTCCCCGCGCGCGTTCGCCGGATACAGCCCCGCGATCGCGCGCGCCGTCAGAGATCCGTCACGGATGATCTCGTCGAGCAGCCGGCGAGCATCGTCATACAGCGACCGGGCCGCTCCTCCCCGCTCCGGATGGTCGAGCAACCGCGGGAAGCGTCCCTTCATCTCCCAGGTCTGGAAGAAGGGCGTCCAGTCGATGTAGTCGACCAGTTCCTCCAGCGGGAACGGATCGTACACGTGCACCCCGGGCGACCGCGGCGGCGCCCCCGCGGTCCCATCGAGCGGGAGCCGGTTCGCGCGGGCGCGCTCGAGCGTCGCGAGCGGGCGCCTCCCTCCCCGGTACGCCTCGCGCACGCGCCGGTATTCGGCGCGCGTCCGCTCCACGAAGTCCGCCCCGCCGTCGTCGCCCAGGAGCTTCCCCACGACCCCGACCGCGCGCGAGGCATCGAGCACGTGCACGGTCGCCCCCGAGTAACGTTCCTCGATCTTGACCGCCGTGTGCTTCCGCGACGTCGTGGCGCCTCCGATAAGGAGAGGCACCTCGAACTCCTGCCGTTCCATCTCGCTCGCCACCCGCACCATCTCGTCCAGCGACGGCGTGATGAGGCCGCTGAGCCCGATCGCGTCCGCGCCGTGGGCCCGGGCCTCGGCCAGGATGCGGTCCGGGGGGACCATGACGCCGAGGTCCACGGTGTCGTAGCCGTTACACTGCAGCACGACACCGACGATGTTCTTTCCGATGTCGTGGACGTCTCCCTTCACGGTCGCGAGGAGAATCGTTCCCTTCCCCGCTACCTTGCCCGACTTGCCCTTCTTCTCCGCCTCCAGGTGGGGGACGAGGAAGGCGACGGCCCGCTTCATCACGCGCGCCGACTTCACGACTTGAGGCAGGAACATGCGCCCGCTCCCGAACAGGTCGCCGACGCGGTTCATCCCGGCCATGAGCGGCCCTTCGATGACCTGGAGCGCCCTGCCGTACAGGAGGCGGGCCTCCTCGGCGTCCTCCTCGATATGCTCGACGATCCCTTCCACGAGCGCGTGCTCAAGCCGCGTCTCGACGCCCTCCGAGCGCCAGGCGTCGTCCACCCGGGTCTCGATCCCCTCGTCCCGGATCCGGCCCGCGAGGTCCGTCAGCCGCTCCGTGGCGTCGGGCCGGCGGGCGAGCAGGACGTCCTCCACCGCTTCGAGCAGTTCCGGGTCGATGTCGTCGTAGAGCGGAAGCCGTCCCGCGTTCACGATGCCCATGTCGAGTCCGGCCGCGATCGCGTGGTACAGGAAGGCCGTGTGCATCGCCTCCCGCACGGCGTCGTTTCCCCGATAGGAGAAGGAGATGTTGCTGATCCCGCCGCTTGTCATCGCGCCGGGGAGTTCACGCTTGATCCGACGGACGGCCTCGATGAACGCGACCCCGTACTCGTCATGTTCCGCGATTCCCGTCCCCACCGCGAAGACGTTGGGGTCGAAGATGATCTCCCCGGGCCGGAAGCCGGCGCCGAGCAGGAGGCGGTAGGCGCGGGCGCAGATCTCCAGCTTGCGGTCCACGGTGTCCGCCTGCCCCCGCTCGTCGAAGGCCATGACGATGACGCCGGCCCCGTAGCGGCGGATGAAGGCGGCCTGCTCGAGAAACGACTCTTCCCCCTCCTTGAGCGAGATCGAGTTCACGACCGCCCTCCCCTGCGTGCACTTCAGCCCCGCCTCGATGACCTCCCAGCGCGAGGAGTCGATGACGGTGGGGATACGGGCGATGTCGGGTTCCGCCGCAATCAGGTTCAGGAAGCGGGTCATGGCGGCTTCGGAGTCGAGCAGGCCCTCGTCCATGTTCACGTCGAGAAGCTGCGCCCCATTGACGACCTGGTCGCGCGCGACCTCGACCGCCTCGTCGAAATCGTCATCCCGGATCAGCCGCCTGAAGCGGGCCGAACCCGTGACGTTCGTGCGCTCGCCGATGTTCACGAACAGCGTGTCCGGCCGGATCGCGAGCGGCTCCAGACCCGAGAACCGGGGCAGCGGCTCGATCGCGGGCACCCGTCGCGGGGGCACCCCTTCCATGCGCTCCGCCATGGCTCGGATGTGTTCCGGCTCGGTCCCGCAGCAGCCGCCGACGAGGTTGAGAAGCCCGCGATCCGCGAAGTCGCCCAGCAGGTGGGACATGTGGGCGGGCGTGTCGTCGTAGCCCCCGAACTCATTCGGGAGGCCCGCGTTGGGGTGACAGCCCACGGGGACGTCGGCCACGGCGGAGAGTTCCGCGACGTAGGGCTCGAGTTCCTCGGCTCCGAGCGCGCAGTTGAGACCGACGAAGAGAGGGTCCGCATGACGGATCGAGAGCCAGAACGCTTCCACGGTCTGGCCCGACAGGGTCCGCCCGGAGAGATCGGTGATCGTGCCGGAGACCGCGATCGGCAGCGGCTCGCCGAGATCCGCCTCGAGTTCGAGGATCGCGAAGATCGCGGCCTTCGCGTTGAGCGTGTCGAAGATCGTCTCGACGAGCAGCACGTCGGCGCCACCCTCGACGAGCCCTTCCGCCTGCTGACGATAGGCGCGCGCGAGTTCATCGAAGGAGACGGCGCGGAAGGCCGGGTTCTCGACGTCCGGCGACAGCGAGGCGGTCCGATTGGTCGGCCCCATGCTCCCGAGCACGAAGCGGGGGTGCGAGGGGTCCGCCCGCGTCGCCTCGTCGGCTTCCTGCCGGGCGATGCGCGCCGCCGCGCGATTGATGTCGTGGATGAGGTGGGCGTTACCGGCCTCGCCGCAGATGCCGTAGTCGGCCTGGGAGATGGCCTGGGCGTTGAAGGTGTTCGTCGTGATGAAGTCGGCCCCCGCCTCCAGGTAGCTGCGGTAGAGGGACGCGACATCGCCGGGACGAGTGAGGCTCAGCACATCGTGATTCCCGAACAGGGGCTGGGGATGATCCGCGAGCGGCCCCGCCCGATAGGCGGCCTCGTCGAGGCCCAGCCGCTGGATCATCGTTCCCGCGCCGCCGTCCATCAGGAGGATGCGCCGCTCGAGCGCCTCCCGAATCCGTGCGACACGTTTTCCTCGCGCTGTTCCTCGCGCCTCGGACACGTCGTTCCCCTCAAAAAAAAGACCCCGGCCGCCAAAGAATCGCGCCCGGGGCGTGGCTCTTTAGCGATTGTTTTACGTGGCTGCAATCCGCCTCAAATCACCACGTCCGGTACGCTCCGGCGGGTCAAAGCTAGCGCGCGCGCCGTGAATCGGAAACTTTGCGCCCGCACGCTTCGCGCACGGTTAAACAACGGGACGGCGGGATGTGTTTCGGCTGATATGAGATACAGACATGAAGCGGGCCGCGCGGCGTTCGCCCTCGCGGCTCTTGCGATAAGCGGGATGGGGTGGGGGGTTCACGGGCAGCAGGAGGGGCTTTCACCGCCCGAAGGGCCCGAGGCGACGGTCTTCCGGGGCGGCGTAGCGCCGGCGGCCGTGGACGCGGTGCGGCGCGAGGGCGCGCTCTCGATCGACGGTCGGCTCGACGATCCGGCATGGCAGCCGGCCCCCGTCATCACCGATTTTGTCCAGGGCGTGCCTCTGGAGGGGGCGGAGCCCTCCGAACCCACCGAGGTTCGGGTCGTGTTCGACGACGCGGCGATCTACGTGGCGGCGCGGATGTACGAGAGCGACCCGCGCGTGATCCGGGCGCGCCTCACCCGTCGTGACGAGCGCGGCTCCTTCGATTCCTTCAAGCTCTCTCTCGATCCGAACCGGGACGGGCTGACCGGTTACGAATTCGAGGTCAGCGCCGCCGGGGCGGAGACGGATCGGTATCTGTTCGGCGATACCCAGGAAGACACGAACTGGGACGCGATCTGGGACTCCGCCGTGCAGGTCGACGACCGTGGGTGGACGGTGGAGATGCGGATCCCGCTCTCCCAGATCCGCTACGAAGCCCGCCCCGGCATGCAGACCTGGGGGATCAACTTCGAGCGCCGGCGTCTTGAGACGAACGAGACGGACTACTTCGCCTTGCAGTCGCGCACGGCGCGCGGACGGGTCAGCCAGTTCGGCACGATCGACGGGCTTCAACTCCCCCGGTCGAGCCGCAGGTTCGAGGTTCGGCCCTTCGCCGTGTCCCAGTACCACACCGCGCCCGCAACGCCGGGGAATCCGCTGTTCGACGGCACCGAGATGGAGCCGCGCGGAGGCCTCGACATGAGCATGGGAATCGGCTCGGCGTTCAGCCTCGATGCGACCATCTATCCCGACTTCGGGCAGGTCGAGGTGGACCCGGAGGTCATCAACCTCACGGCGTTCGAGACCTTCTTCCCCGAGAAGCGCCCCTTCTTCGTGCGCGACGCGCAGATCTTCACCTTCGCCGGCTCGCGCGGCGGGCGCTTCGGCGGCGGCAAGGCGCTCTTCTTCAGCCGGCGCATCGGGCGTGAACCGCGGGGATCCGGGCCCTGGGACGCCAGCTTCCGCGAGACGCCGAGTCTGACTTCGATCCTCGGAGCCGCAAAGCTGACCGGCCGCACGACGGGCGGTCTCTCTGTCGGGGCACTGGCGGCCGTGACCGGGCAGGAGAGCGGGCAGGCGTACTTCGCGCAGGACGATTCGCTGGGCCGGTTCGTGGCCGAGCCGCAAGCCGAGCATGCGGTGGTGAGGCTGCAGCAGGACTTCCGCGGGGGCGCGAGCAAGGTCGGCGTCATCGGCACTGGGCTGAAGCGGGAACTCCCGGGCGACGGCTCGTTCGACTTCCTCCCGTCGGAGGCGTTCAGTTTCGGCCTGGATTTCGAGCACCAGTGGGGCGGACGCCGGGGTCGCGACTACCGTCTGTGGGGCTTCTACTCGGGCAGCCTGATCCAGGGGTCGAGCGAGGCGCTCATCCGGCTGCAGCGCAATCCGACCCATTACTACCAGCGGCCCGACGCCACCTACCTGGCGGTCGACTCCACGGCCACCTCCATGTTCGGGAGCGATTGGCGCGTGCAACTCGAGAAGGAGGGGGAGCACTGGACGTGGGGAACATGGGCGGGCCAGCAGACCCCCGGCTTCGAGGTCAACGACTTCGGCTTCCTGACCACCGGGGAACGGCTCGACGTGGGAGCGCGCATCGGGTACCGGGAGATCAGACCGGGCGGCCTCTTCCGCAATTACAACATCAGCCTCTTCACGTACCACAACTTTCGTCATTCGCTCCTGGAGAAGGTGCGGGGGCCGGACCACTTCCGCCGGTCCTACGACACGGGCGCCGCGTGGATGAGCGGAAGGTTCACGTTCCTGAACAACTGGGCCCTCAACCTCAACTTCTCGTACTCGCCCGAATCCCAGTCCGACACGCAGACCCGCGGCGGTCCGCTCATGACCGAGCCGGCGGAGTTCAACGTCCGGGTGGACGCCAACACGGACCGGAGCCGGTCGTTCCACGTGTCGCCGAACTTCTCGTACCGGGGTGCGGCGCAGCGACGCGGACACGACATGAGCACCGGCGTCAACATCTCCTACCGGCCGCTCCCGAACTGGCGGGTGTCGCTGAATCCGAGGTACAACGACAGGCGGGACGCTGCCCAGTACGTGACCCGGTCGACCGCGCTGCCATACACACCGACGTACGGGGACCGGTACCTCTTCGGCGATCTCCAGCGGACCGGGTTCTCGATGGACACACGCCTGAACGTCTCGTTCACGCCCAACCTCAGCCTCCAGCTCTACGCCCAGCCGCTGCTCACGTCAGGCGACTACCGGAGCTACCGGCAACTTGCCGAAGCCGGATCGTTCGACTTTCTCGACTACGCCGAGGGGCGGGCCTACCGCTTCGACGGCGTCGTCACCGGTTGCACGGACGGAACGACCTGCGCCTTCGACGGCGTGCGCTACTTCGACTTCGACGGCGACGGCGAGTTGGACTACTCGACCCGGGACCGCGATTTCAACATCCGTTCGCTGCGAGGCAACGCGGTGTTCCGCTGGGAGTACCGCCCGGGTTCCGAACTCTTCCTCGTGTGGCAGCACGCGCGCCGCGAGAGCGTCCTGCTCGGCAACTTCGACCTCAGCCGGGACCTCGAGGGGCTGTGGCTGGCGCCGGCCGAGAACGTCTTCATCGTCAAGGTGAGCCACTACCTCTCGATCTGACCGGATGCCCCTCGGTCTGACCGGTCGCGCCTGGCCCGGATTCTGGCGCGACCGGTGCCGCAACGGCTAACGTCCCGCCTCCCCCCGCCAGCGGAGACGAACGCCTTGCCGACAAGCCCCATGCATCCGGTCGAAGTGACGCTGCGCGAGATCGAACTTCCGCTCCGGGAGCGGTTCATCATCTCGTCCGGATGGGTCGAGAACCGCCGGATCCTCCTCCTCGAGTTCCGCGACCAGAGCGGCGCCACGGCCTGGTCGGAGTGCGTGTGCGGGGAGCAGCCGAACTACTCTCCCGAGACCGTGGACACGGCCCGGCTGGCGTTGCGGCGCTGGCTCCTGCCGCGGGTGCTGGGGCGGGAGATCGAGGGCCCGGAGGCGGTGAGGCCCCTGCTGGATGAGGGCGTGCAGGGGCACCCCATGGCCAAGGCCGCGATCGAGATGGGGATCTGGGGCCTGAGCGCCGAGGTCCGGGGCGTCTCTCTGTCCGAACTCGTCGGGGGGACGCGCGACCGGGTGGCGACGGGGATCTCGCTCGGCCTCCAGCCTTCGCCCGCCGCGCTCGTCGAGAAGGCGCGGCAGGCGGTCGACCAGGGGTACGGCAAGATCAAGCTCAAGATCGGCCCGGAGCAGGACGTCGAGTACGTCGCGGCAGTGCGCGAGGCGCTGGGGCCCGAGCGGGCGCTCGCCGTCGACGCGAACGCGGCCTACACGCTGGCGGACGCCGACCGCCTGGCAGAACTCGACGCGTTCGGCCTGATCATGATCGAGCAGCCGCTCGCGGCCGGCGACCTCGTGCGTCACGCCCGGCTGCAGGAGCGGCTTGCCACGCCCGTCTGCCTCGACGAGTCGATCGTGGACCCGGCGTCGTGCGAGGACATGCTGGCGCTCGGCAGCGGGCGCATCGTGAACATCAAGCCGGGCCGGGTCGGCGGGTTCCGAAACTCCCGCGAGATCCACGACATCTCGGCGCGGGCCGGAGTGCCGGTCTGGTGCGGGGGGATGCTGGAGAGCGGGATCGGACGGGCTTACAACGTCGCGCTGGCTTCAATGCCGAACTTCCGGCTGCCCGGCGATCTGTCGCCGAGCGCCCGCTACTGGGAACGCGACATCGTCACCCCCGAGTGGACGATGAGCGCGGACGGCTTCGTGACCGTGCCGCGCGACCGGCCGGGGCTCGGCGTGGCAGTGGACATCGAGCGCGTGGAAGCGCTCACGCGGCGGAGCGAGACGATCGCCGGCGGCGGTGTCCGCGTTCCGGCGTGACCGAGTTACGCGCGCTCGAGACGCTCGAGGAGTGGCAGACGTGCGTACGGCTCCAGGAGATGACGTGGGGGGAAGGGTTCTCCGACATTGTTCCCGCTTCCGTCCTCCAGGTCTCGCGCAAGATCGGGGGCTTCGCGGGAGGGGCGTTCGAGGACGGTCGCATGATCGGTTTCGTCTATTCCCTGCTGGGGCGGTTCGAGGGTGTCCCGTCGCACTGGTCGCACATGCTGGCCGTCGAACCGTCCGCGCGCGGGCGGGGCCTGGGCCGCGACCTGAAGCTCTTCCAGCGGGACTCTGTCCGGTTCGACGGCATCCGAACCATCTTCTGGACGTACGACCCGATGGTCGCGCGCAACGCGCACTTGAACCTGAACCGGCTCGGCGCGACGGTGCTTCGCTACGCACCGAACATGTACGGCGCCGATACGGGGAGCCCCTTGCATGGCGGCGGCGAAACCGACCGGTTCATCGTGCGCTGGGATCTCGACGGCCCGGAGACGCGCCGGGCCCTCGACGAGGGACCCCGGCGCTCGGCCCGGCGGCTCCATGTGCCGCTTCCGGACCCGGCGTGCGTCGTGCAACGGCCGGGAGGACGCGGCACGGCGGCCGCCGGACTGCCCGGGGGCGACGAGGTCTTCGTCGAGGTTCCGGCAGATGTCGAATCGCTGCCACCCGATGGGTCGCTCGAGCGGTGGCGCGAAACGGTGCGGGACGCGTTCCTGGCCTACCTCAGGAGGGGATATGCGGTGGAGAGCCTTGTCAGAAATCCCTCGGCGAACCGGTGCTTCTATGTCCTGCGCCGGAGCGCGTGACGTGAGCCCTCCGGTCGCGGCGTCCCGCGGACGGATGTGGGCGGCCGGCATCCTGGGGCTCCTCGCACCGCTCGCTCCGGCCACGGTCGCGGCTCAGAACCCGTATTCCGTCGAGGACATCCTCGCCGCGCCTTTCGCCACGGACCTCATCGCCGCCCCGACCGGTGCCGCGTTCGCCTGGATCCGATACGATCGGGGTGCCCGCAATATCTGGATCGCAGAGGGCCCGGAGTACGTGGGCCGCCAGCTCACGAACTGGACCGAGGACGACGGCCAGGACCTGTCCCAGTTGCGCTTCACACCCGATGGGCGCCAGATCCTCTTCGTGCGCGGAGGCGGGCCGAACCGGTCGGGCGAGATCCCGAACCCGCGTTCCGAACCCGAGCCGGCGACACAGATGGTGTGGGTCGCCGGGCTCGACGGGGCATCGCGGCCTCTCGCCGAGGGGAGTGCCCCCACCATCGCGCCGGACGGACGCACGATCGCCTTTCTCAACCGCGGACAGATCTTCACGCTCACGCTCGA carries:
- the metH gene encoding methionine synthase, which encodes MSEARGTARGKRVARIREALERRILLMDGGAGTMIQRLGLDEAAYRAGPLADHPQPLFGNHDVLSLTRPGDVASLYRSYLEAGADFITTNTFNAQAISQADYGICGEAGNAHLIHDINRAAARIARQEADEATRADPSHPRFVLGSMGPTNRTASLSPDVENPAFRAVSFDELARAYRQQAEGLVEGGADVLLVETIFDTLNAKAAIFAILELEADLGEPLPIAVSGTITDLSGRTLSGQTVEAFWLSIRHADPLFVGLNCALGAEELEPYVAELSAVADVPVGCHPNAGLPNEFGGYDDTPAHMSHLLGDFADRGLLNLVGGCCGTEPEHIRAMAERMEGVPPRRVPAIEPLPRFSGLEPLAIRPDTLFVNIGERTNVTGSARFRRLIRDDDFDEAVEVARDQVVNGAQLLDVNMDEGLLDSEAAMTRFLNLIAAEPDIARIPTVIDSSRWEVIEAGLKCTQGRAVVNSISLKEGEESFLEQAAFIRRYGAGVIVMAFDERGQADTVDRKLEICARAYRLLLGAGFRPGEIIFDPNVFAVGTGIAEHDEYGVAFIEAVRRIKRELPGAMTSGGISNISFSYRGNDAVREAMHTAFLYHAIAAGLDMGIVNAGRLPLYDDIDPELLEAVEDVLLARRPDATERLTDLAGRIRDEGIETRVDDAWRSEGVETRLEHALVEGIVEHIEEDAEEARLLYGRALQVIEGPLMAGMNRVGDLFGSGRMFLPQVVKSARVMKRAVAFLVPHLEAEKKGKSGKVAGKGTILLATVKGDVHDIGKNIVGVVLQCNGYDTVDLGVMVPPDRILAEARAHGADAIGLSGLITPSLDEMVRVASEMERQEFEVPLLIGGATTSRKHTAVKIEERYSGATVHVLDASRAVGVVGKLLGDDGGADFVERTRAEYRRVREAYRGGRRPLATLERARANRLPLDGTAGAPPRSPGVHVYDPFPLEELVDYIDWTPFFQTWEMKGRFPRLLDHPERGGAARSLYDDARRLLDEIIRDGSLTARAIAGLYPANARGDDIVLFAPANGVPENRAAGDRAPGEGRREVLRVPHLRQQMDRSSGPNVSLADFLLPETAGATDWSGAFAVTAGIGLDALCARFEAAVDDYQSLLAKSLADRLAEALAERLHEIVRTDLWGYAPDEALDNESRIAERYVGIRPAPGYPACPDHSQKALLFDLLGVERRLGIRLTENYAMHPAASVSGWYFARPEARYFGLGRIGLDQVEDYAARSGISLAEAERRLSPNLGYDRDPVPEATA
- a CDS encoding GNAT family N-acetyltransferase, which produces MTELRALETLEEWQTCVRLQEMTWGEGFSDIVPASVLQVSRKIGGFAGGAFEDGRMIGFVYSLLGRFEGVPSHWSHMLAVEPSARGRGLGRDLKLFQRDSVRFDGIRTIFWTYDPMVARNAHLNLNRLGATVLRYAPNMYGADTGSPLHGGGETDRFIVRWDLDGPETRRALDEGPRRSARRLHVPLPDPACVVQRPGGRGTAAAGLPGGDEVFVEVPADVESLPPDGSLERWRETVRDAFLAYLRRGYAVESLVRNPSANRCFYVLRRSA
- a CDS encoding bifunctional homocysteine S-methyltransferase/methylenetetrahydrofolate reductase, which codes for MSERLREWIEGDGIHLIDGAMGTVLYESGVFVNQCYDELNLTEPDRVLGVHADYVRAGAQLIETNTFGANPVKLEPFGLEPSTHEINVAAARLARQAAGGRAAVLGAMGPLGIRIEPWGPTSVDEAADLFGRQVAGLAEGGVDGFMLETFSDLDELLQAVRAVRRVAGAVPAFAQMTFGDQGHTEYGATIEAAAAALERAGADVIGLNCSVGPSSMLFGVERMVAATSRPVSAMPNAGLPRDIGDRKIYLASPEYMARYARRMAEAGARFVGGCCGTSPEHTRLTATLLGTDGPGPARVSVSSPGETDGRAASEPPPLADRSALGRRLARGEFVGAVELTPPHGWDPGELLAGAGRLRDAGVHAVHVVDGPAHRSRIAALPAAIVIERELGLETVPHYSCRDRNMLGMLSDLLGAAAAGLRNVFLITGDPPRGGPYDTGGVYDIDSIGLTNVVGQLNLGLDPGGSSIGAPTSFVKGVAVNPGAVDPEEEIRRFAWKAEAGADFAVTQPIFDPNKFLAFAREIDDFGVPLLVGLWPPLSLENAEFLAHEVPGVDVPPQVLERMAGAQARGVEAAAREGVDVAREVLEAVRPRVAGALVSTPGNEVDRAAAVLKER
- the menC gene encoding o-succinylbenzoate synthase; protein product: MHPVEVTLREIELPLRERFIISSGWVENRRILLLEFRDQSGATAWSECVCGEQPNYSPETVDTARLALRRWLLPRVLGREIEGPEAVRPLLDEGVQGHPMAKAAIEMGIWGLSAEVRGVSLSELVGGTRDRVATGISLGLQPSPAALVEKARQAVDQGYGKIKLKIGPEQDVEYVAAVREALGPERALAVDANAAYTLADADRLAELDAFGLIMIEQPLAAGDLVRHARLQERLATPVCLDESIVDPASCEDMLALGSGRIVNIKPGRVGGFRNSREIHDISARAGVPVWCGGMLESGIGRAYNVALASMPNFRLPGDLSPSARYWERDIVTPEWTMSADGFVTVPRDRPGLGVAVDIERVEALTRRSETIAGGGVRVPA
- a CDS encoding DUF5916 domain-containing protein codes for the protein MRYRHEAGRAAFALAALAISGMGWGVHGQQEGLSPPEGPEATVFRGGVAPAAVDAVRREGALSIDGRLDDPAWQPAPVITDFVQGVPLEGAEPSEPTEVRVVFDDAAIYVAARMYESDPRVIRARLTRRDERGSFDSFKLSLDPNRDGLTGYEFEVSAAGAETDRYLFGDTQEDTNWDAIWDSAVQVDDRGWTVEMRIPLSQIRYEARPGMQTWGINFERRRLETNETDYFALQSRTARGRVSQFGTIDGLQLPRSSRRFEVRPFAVSQYHTAPATPGNPLFDGTEMEPRGGLDMSMGIGSAFSLDATIYPDFGQVEVDPEVINLTAFETFFPEKRPFFVRDAQIFTFAGSRGGRFGGGKALFFSRRIGREPRGSGPWDASFRETPSLTSILGAAKLTGRTTGGLSVGALAAVTGQESGQAYFAQDDSLGRFVAEPQAEHAVVRLQQDFRGGASKVGVIGTGLKRELPGDGSFDFLPSEAFSFGLDFEHQWGGRRGRDYRLWGFYSGSLIQGSSEALIRLQRNPTHYYQRPDATYLAVDSTATSMFGSDWRVQLEKEGEHWTWGTWAGQQTPGFEVNDFGFLTTGERLDVGARIGYREIRPGGLFRNYNISLFTYHNFRHSLLEKVRGPDHFRRSYDTGAAWMSGRFTFLNNWALNLNFSYSPESQSDTQTRGGPLMTEPAEFNVRVDANTDRSRSFHVSPNFSYRGAAQRRGHDMSTGVNISYRPLPNWRVSLNPRYNDRRDAAQYVTRSTALPYTPTYGDRYLFGDLQRTGFSMDTRLNVSFTPNLSLQLYAQPLLTSGDYRSYRQLAEAGSFDFLDYAEGRAYRFDGVVTGCTDGTTCAFDGVRYFDFDGDGELDYSTRDRDFNIRSLRGNAVFRWEYRPGSELFLVWQHARRESVLLGNFDLSRDLEGLWLAPAENVFIVKVSHYLSI